One window of Microbacterium sediminis genomic DNA carries:
- a CDS encoding SDR family oxidoreductase — MTPSRILITGGAAGIGLAIAREAAAAGHDVVVIDRAAAPVGTSIQADLSDPASTARALEEALAGGPITRIVNNVGAVFPHPVEEQTLDEVDAAFALNLRCAIQCTQALLPGMREARFGRIVNMASRAALGKELRSAYAATKAGLIGLTRVWALELGADGITANAIGPGPIATELFEKANPPGHPRTQAIVDAVPVRRVGTPEDVAHAAAFFLDERSGFVTGQTLYVCGGMTVGVAPL, encoded by the coding sequence ATGACCCCCTCCCGCATCCTCATCACCGGCGGAGCCGCCGGGATCGGCCTGGCCATCGCCCGCGAGGCCGCCGCGGCCGGGCACGACGTGGTCGTGATCGACCGCGCCGCGGCGCCCGTGGGCACCTCGATCCAGGCCGATCTGTCCGACCCCGCCTCGACGGCGCGCGCGCTCGAGGAGGCGCTCGCGGGCGGCCCGATCACCCGGATCGTCAACAACGTCGGCGCGGTGTTCCCGCACCCGGTCGAGGAGCAGACGCTCGACGAGGTCGACGCCGCGTTCGCGCTCAACCTGCGCTGTGCGATCCAGTGCACGCAGGCCCTCCTGCCCGGCATGCGCGAGGCCCGGTTCGGGCGGATCGTGAACATGGCCAGCCGCGCCGCGCTGGGCAAGGAGCTGCGCAGCGCCTACGCCGCCACCAAGGCCGGGCTCATCGGCCTGACCCGCGTGTGGGCGCTCGAGCTGGGCGCCGACGGCATCACGGCCAACGCGATCGGTCCCGGCCCCATCGCGACCGAGCTGTTCGAGAAGGCGAACCCGCCGGGGCATCCGCGCACCCAGGCGATCGTCGACGCCGTGCCCGTGCGCCGGGTCGGCACGCCGGAGGACGTCGCGCACGCGGCGGCGTTCTTCCTCGACGAGCGCAGCGGCTTCGTCACCGGCCAGACGCTGTACGTCTGCGGCGGCATGACCGTCGGGGTGGCGCCGCTGTGA
- a CDS encoding 3-hydroxyacyl-CoA dehydrogenase, protein MTAPLAVLGGGSIGVAFALQFALAGRAVRVYEPSPDRRTAIPGELRARLAELAAHGLLDDDLDAVAGRVVLTSAVAEAVAGAAIAQECAPERAEIKRALFAEAAAADPDAILASSSSAIVPSAITGEEPWADRLIVAHPGNPPYLIPVIELVPGPRTAAGVIDRAAAVYEAVGLRPVRLTREIEGFVFNRLQGAVLREAYCLLRDGIASVDDIDAVMREGLGRRWSFMGPFETSDLNVRGGLEAHAARMAPAYERMGAERGQHDPWTPELVAEAHRQRREILPLEEWEDRVLWRDRELMRRKRLLG, encoded by the coding sequence GTGACCGCTCCCCTGGCCGTCCTGGGCGGCGGATCGATCGGCGTCGCCTTCGCCCTGCAGTTCGCGCTCGCCGGCCGCGCCGTGCGCGTGTACGAGCCGTCGCCCGACCGGCGCACGGCCATCCCCGGCGAGCTGCGCGCCCGCCTGGCCGAGCTGGCCGCGCACGGGCTGCTCGACGACGACCTCGACGCGGTGGCCGGACGCGTGGTGCTGACCTCGGCGGTGGCCGAGGCGGTGGCGGGCGCCGCGATCGCGCAGGAGTGCGCGCCCGAGCGGGCCGAGATCAAGCGGGCCCTGTTCGCCGAGGCCGCCGCGGCGGATCCCGACGCGATCCTCGCGAGCTCGTCGTCGGCGATCGTGCCGAGCGCGATCACGGGCGAGGAGCCGTGGGCCGACCGGCTGATCGTCGCCCACCCGGGCAACCCGCCGTACCTGATCCCCGTCATCGAGCTCGTGCCGGGGCCTCGCACCGCGGCCGGCGTAATCGATCGGGCCGCCGCCGTGTACGAGGCGGTGGGGTTGCGGCCCGTGCGCCTGACGCGCGAGATCGAAGGCTTCGTGTTCAACCGCCTGCAGGGCGCCGTGCTGCGCGAGGCATACTGCCTGCTGCGCGACGGCATCGCGTCGGTCGACGACATCGACGCCGTGATGCGCGAGGGCCTCGGGCGGCGCTGGTCGTTCATGGGGCCGTTCGAGACGAGCGACCTCAACGTGCGCGGCGGGCTCGAGGCCCACGCCGCGCGCATGGCGCCCGCCTACGAGCGCATGGGCGCCGAGCGCGGCCAGCACGATCCCTGGACCCCCGAGCTCGTGGCCGAGGCGCACCGCCAGCGCCGCGAGATCCTGCCGCTCGAGGAGTGGGAGGACCGCGTGCTGTGGCGCGATCGGGAGCTCATGCGGCGCAAGCGCCTGCTCGGCTGA
- a CDS encoding YwaF family protein — translation MLMTPFTPTWTLFLLAMLGFGLALWAVLRRAPDRTRRLALVAVAVANWAMSTYFTFDRILDPAIPDFVFSQNWPSHFCTLVTILLVPAMWFRPDPASRWRFWVRPLHTLLFFPGALAGFLVLFSPAAEYTELPVFHENTLFYLVHALNVVLPFVHAALGYYRPRYRDALLSLVWFAIVALGVLAITLFARAFVDPAANYMYFFDPMGAGILVVLWDLIGIPVLYELPLVPILAPVLLLMCAIHHGIEALARRASRRPLEAVPA, via the coding sequence ATGCTGATGACCCCGTTCACACCGACGTGGACGCTCTTCCTCCTCGCGATGCTCGGCTTCGGCCTCGCCCTGTGGGCCGTGCTCCGGCGCGCGCCCGACCGCACGCGCCGCCTCGCGCTCGTGGCCGTCGCGGTGGCGAACTGGGCGATGTCGACGTACTTCACGTTCGATCGGATCCTCGACCCGGCGATCCCCGACTTCGTGTTCAGCCAGAACTGGCCGTCCCACTTCTGCACGCTCGTGACGATCCTGCTCGTGCCGGCCATGTGGTTCCGCCCCGATCCGGCGAGCCGGTGGCGGTTCTGGGTGCGGCCGCTGCACACCCTGCTGTTCTTCCCGGGGGCGCTCGCCGGGTTCCTCGTGCTGTTCTCGCCGGCGGCCGAGTACACCGAGCTGCCGGTCTTCCACGAGAACACGCTGTTCTACCTCGTGCACGCGCTCAACGTGGTGCTGCCGTTCGTGCACGCCGCGCTGGGCTACTACCGACCGCGGTACCGCGACGCCCTGCTCTCGCTCGTGTGGTTCGCGATCGTCGCGCTGGGCGTGCTGGCGATCACCCTCTTCGCGCGCGCGTTCGTCGATCCCGCGGCGAACTACATGTACTTCTTCGATCCGATGGGCGCCGGCATCCTCGTCGTCCTCTGGGACCTGATCGGCATCCCGGTGCTGTACGAGCTGCCGCTCGTGCCGATCCTCGCCCCGGTGCTGCTGCTCATGTGCGCGATCCACCACGGCATCGAGGCGCTCGCCCGCCGGGCCTCCC